Proteins encoded in a region of the Flammeovirga yaeyamensis genome:
- the sucC gene encoding ADP-forming succinate--CoA ligase subunit beta → MNIHEYQAKSILQEYGVKVPVGYVAETADEAVEAAKKLNEETGTNFWVVKAQIHAGGRGKGGGVKVAKSLEEVKTLSEQIIGMQLVTPQTGPEGKKVNKVMIQQDVYYPGESEIKEYYISVLLNRATGKNMIMYSPEGGMDIEEVAEKTPEKIFHEEVDPGLGIQGFQARRIAFNLGTSGKSFKEMVKFVTALYNAYVGTDSEMFEINPVFKTSDDQVMAVDAKVGIDDNALYRHKDIASMRDISEEDPTEVEAGESGLNYVKLDGNVGCMVNGAGLAMATMDMIKLSGGDPANFLDVGGGANAKTVEAGFRIILKDPNVKAILINVFGGIVRCDRVANGVVEAYKNIGDIQVPIIVRLQGTNAEEGAKIIDESGLKVVSAITLSEAAEKVKNALA, encoded by the coding sequence ATGAATATTCACGAATACCAAGCAAAAAGTATTCTTCAAGAATACGGTGTTAAAGTTCCAGTAGGATACGTAGCTGAAACTGCAGATGAAGCTGTAGAAGCTGCTAAAAAACTTAACGAAGAAACAGGTACTAACTTTTGGGTGGTAAAAGCTCAAATCCACGCAGGTGGTCGCGGTAAAGGTGGCGGAGTTAAGGTTGCCAAAAGCTTAGAAGAAGTTAAAACACTTTCTGAGCAAATTATCGGAATGCAATTAGTTACTCCTCAAACTGGACCTGAAGGCAAGAAGGTAAATAAAGTGATGATTCAACAAGATGTATACTATCCTGGTGAGTCTGAAATCAAAGAATATTACATTTCTGTTCTTTTAAACAGAGCTACTGGTAAAAACATGATCATGTACTCTCCAGAAGGAGGTATGGACATCGAAGAAGTAGCTGAAAAAACTCCTGAGAAAATCTTCCATGAAGAAGTTGATCCAGGTTTAGGTATCCAAGGTTTCCAAGCAAGAAGAATTGCTTTCAACCTAGGTACTTCAGGTAAATCATTCAAAGAGATGGTAAAATTCGTTACAGCATTGTACAATGCTTACGTAGGTACTGACTCTGAAATGTTTGAAATCAACCCTGTATTTAAAACTTCTGATGACCAAGTAATGGCAGTTGATGCAAAAGTAGGTATCGACGATAACGCTTTATACCGTCATAAAGATATCGCTTCAATGCGTGATATCTCAGAAGAAGATCCTACTGAAGTAGAAGCAGGTGAATCTGGTCTTAACTATGTAAAACTTGACGGTAACGTTGGTTGTATGGTAAACGGAGCAGGTCTTGCAATGGCTACTATGGATATGATTAAGCTTTCTGGTGGCGATCCAGCAAACTTCCTTGATGTTGGGGGTGGAGCTAACGCTAAAACAGTAGAAGCAGGATTTAGAATCATTCTTAAAGATCCTAACGTTAAAGCTATCCTTATCAATGTATTCGGTGGTATCGTAAGATGTGATCGTGTAGCAAATGGAGTTGTTGAAGCTTACAAAAACATTGGTGACATTCAAGTACCAATTATTGTTCGTCTTCAAGGAACAAATGCTGAAGAGGGAGCTAAGATTATCGACGAATCAGGTCTTAAAGTAGTATCAGCGATTACTTTATCTGAGGCGGCTGAAAAAGTAAAAAATGCTTTAGCATAA
- the lpxK gene encoding tetraacyldisaccharide 4'-kinase, with product MEFLLKPLSKIYDAITHQRNKSYDSKPFKTFKFDIPMINVGNLSVGGTGKTPFVEFLIQKYQEEYNVGVLSRGYGRKTKGPIKADQEATSKSIGDEPMQYHSKYDKVEVVVAEERVFGVPLFENTDLVLLDDAFQHRGIHRDVNIMLSDYNAPFFDDHVLPYGRLRERREGANRADIIIFTKCPETLDVETKKNYTEKAKNYSNAEVFFTSIKYDKAYFLKDNTEVKIPSKINLLTSIANPKPLIEHLEKINISVDHHFKFRDHYSFTEKTIARVESESKINNILITEKDAAKLKSLTKESNFNYFVLPITPHVLFDDEDSMMNKINSILKKAND from the coding sequence ATGGAATTCTTATTAAAACCACTTTCAAAAATTTATGATGCAATTACGCATCAAAGAAATAAGTCATACGATTCAAAGCCATTTAAAACCTTTAAGTTCGATATCCCGATGATCAATGTTGGGAATTTATCTGTTGGAGGTACTGGCAAAACACCTTTTGTTGAATTTTTAATACAAAAATATCAGGAAGAATATAATGTAGGTGTTCTTAGCAGAGGTTATGGTAGAAAAACTAAAGGACCAATTAAAGCAGACCAAGAAGCGACATCAAAATCTATTGGAGATGAACCGATGCAATATCATTCTAAATATGATAAAGTAGAAGTAGTTGTAGCTGAAGAAAGAGTTTTTGGAGTTCCACTTTTTGAAAATACAGATTTAGTTCTTTTGGATGATGCTTTTCAGCATAGAGGAATTCACCGAGATGTAAACATCATGCTCTCTGATTATAATGCTCCATTTTTTGATGATCATGTTTTACCATACGGGCGCCTAAGAGAAAGAAGAGAAGGAGCTAACAGAGCGGATATTATTATTTTCACGAAATGTCCTGAAACTCTAGATGTTGAAACAAAAAAGAATTATACAGAAAAAGCTAAAAATTATAGTAATGCAGAAGTATTTTTTACATCCATAAAATATGATAAAGCGTATTTTTTAAAAGACAATACTGAAGTTAAAATACCTTCGAAAATTAATCTGCTCACTTCTATTGCAAATCCAAAGCCACTAATAGAACATCTTGAAAAGATAAATATCAGTGTAGATCATCATTTCAAATTTAGAGATCATTATTCTTTTACCGAGAAAACGATTGCTAGGGTAGAATCAGAAAGTAAAATAAATAATATATTAATTACTGAAAAGGATGCCGCAAAACTGAAATCCTTAACCAAAGAATCAAATTTTAATTATTTTGTTCTTCCTATCACTCCTCATGTTCTATTTGATGATGAGGATAGTATGATGAATAAAATTAACTCTATATTGAAAAAGGCAAATGATTAA
- a CDS encoding arginine-tRNA-protein transferase, translating to MKIQYIVDDFIKSYVTPSQYDYLLAAGYRHFGENFFRYNINFHQDKVCNVLPLRIPLINFSLSKSQKKILNKAKSFTCSIDKVTIDETTNELFDIHKQKFVDNIPNSIYDFLSKTNTQNTPTKIYELRVFDNTKTIAISYIGMGEQSLSSIYGMYDPNYSKYSLGLLTMLLEIQFGLANDFIYYYHGYSYDIPSFYDYKKKFKPLEVLNWNENKWQPYSG from the coding sequence ATGAAGATTCAATATATTGTAGACGATTTTATTAAAAGCTACGTTACCCCATCTCAATACGATTATTTATTGGCTGCTGGATACCGACATTTTGGAGAAAATTTCTTTCGTTACAATATTAATTTTCATCAAGATAAAGTTTGCAATGTCCTTCCTCTTCGTATTCCTTTAATTAATTTTTCTTTGAGTAAATCTCAAAAGAAAATTTTAAATAAAGCAAAATCATTTACTTGTTCGATTGATAAAGTTACTATTGATGAGACTACTAATGAATTATTTGATATCCATAAGCAGAAATTTGTAGATAATATCCCTAATTCAATTTATGACTTCTTATCAAAAACAAATACTCAAAATACACCGACAAAAATATACGAGTTAAGAGTTTTTGATAACACAAAAACTATTGCTATTAGCTATATAGGGATGGGAGAACAATCATTGTCATCAATATATGGTATGTACGACCCAAACTATTCTAAATATAGCTTGGGACTACTAACTATGCTCTTAGAAATACAATTTGGTTTGGCTAATGATTTTATCTATTACTATCATGGCTACTCCTATGATATCCCCTCTTTTTACGATTACAAAAAGAAGTTTAAACCACTAGAGGTTTTGAATTGGAATGAAAACAAATGGCAACCTTATAGTGGTTAA
- a CDS encoding 4Fe-4S dicluster domain-containing protein, with translation MIKKIGANSSYFGNITEAIQTSIHGLKLSIIHLKNALSKRRIGNDSFKKDGYFDPESSMVTLKYPEETLPVPDNGRYKLDLEIDDCIVCDKCAKVCPVDCIEIDPILSQDVIGETSDGTAKRIYAAKFDIDMAKCCFCGLCTYVCPTECLTMTKSYDFSELDMRELTYSFAEMSEEEVTAKKVLFEEAQEKKKAEKLKKDAEQSSKPSTSARPKFSPKVIKKK, from the coding sequence ATGATAAAAAAGATAGGAGCAAATAGTTCGTATTTTGGAAATATAACAGAAGCAATACAAACGTCAATTCATGGATTAAAACTATCTATTATCCACTTAAAAAATGCATTATCTAAACGTAGAATTGGTAATGATTCATTTAAGAAGGATGGATATTTTGATCCTGAAAGTTCTATGGTAACGCTAAAGTACCCTGAAGAAACTTTACCAGTACCTGATAATGGTCGCTATAAACTCGATCTCGAAATAGATGATTGTATTGTTTGTGATAAATGTGCTAAGGTTTGTCCAGTTGACTGTATTGAGATTGATCCAATTTTATCTCAAGATGTCATTGGAGAGACATCAGATGGAACAGCTAAAAGAATATATGCTGCAAAATTTGATATTGATATGGCTAAATGTTGTTTCTGTGGGCTTTGTACATATGTATGTCCAACAGAGTGTTTGACAATGACTAAATCATATGATTTTAGTGAGTTAGACATGAGGGAACTTACTTATAGTTTTGCAGAAATGTCAGAAGAAGAAGTCACTGCAAAAAAAGTTCTTTTTGAAGAAGCACAGGAGAAGAAGAAAGCTGAGAAATTAAAAAAAGATGCTGAACAATCTTCTAAACCTTCTACATCAGCTAGGCCAAAATTTTCACCAAAAGTTATTAAGAAAAAATGA
- a CDS encoding NADH-quinone oxidoreductase subunit J family protein: protein MIEIIFYFLITVIFVSSVALFFTKKVIYNAAYLLFSLLSVAGLFVITASDFLAITQVMIYIGGVLVLLLFGIMYTKNKNEEGVVSGSKRMLLGIVLGIAIFSILTMGILEEKVITITDVPDQSIVSVLGDQFMTNHIFSFELTAVLLLVVLIGAVFITTKAEKTIDHK from the coding sequence ATGATAGAAATAATCTTCTATTTTTTGATTACTGTGATTTTTGTATCATCAGTAGCTTTATTCTTTACAAAAAAAGTAATTTATAATGCTGCATATTTATTATTCTCACTTTTAAGTGTCGCAGGACTCTTTGTAATTACAGCATCAGATTTTCTTGCTATCACTCAAGTGATGATATACATAGGTGGAGTTCTCGTTTTATTGTTATTTGGTATCATGTATACTAAAAATAAAAATGAGGAAGGAGTAGTCAGTGGATCAAAACGAATGCTTTTAGGAATTGTGTTAGGCATTGCCATTTTTTCAATACTCACTATGGGAATCTTGGAAGAAAAGGTAATAACGATTACAGATGTTCCTGATCAAAGTATTGTTTCAGTATTAGGTGATCAGTTCATGACTAATCATATTTTTTCATTTGAACTTACAGCCGTATTGTTATTAGTAGTTTTGATAGGAGCAGTATTTATTACAACGAAAGCAGAGAAAACAATAGATCACAAATAA
- the greA gene encoding transcription elongation factor GreA, with the protein MSKTTFYTQEGLQNLTDELNELKTKGRADIAKQIAEATDKGDLSENAEYDAAKDAQGHLEAKIAELTNLVANARVIDESKLDTSKVGILSNVKIKAPTGAEMTYTLVSAKEANVRENKISVDSPIAQGLMGKKVGEIAEVKTPRGIMKFEILDISL; encoded by the coding sequence ATGTCAAAGACAACTTTTTATACACAAGAAGGTCTTCAGAATTTAACTGACGAGCTTAACGAATTAAAAACTAAAGGCCGTGCAGATATTGCAAAACAAATTGCAGAAGCAACAGATAAAGGAGATTTGAGTGAAAATGCAGAATATGATGCAGCCAAAGACGCTCAAGGTCATTTAGAAGCTAAAATTGCTGAATTAACTAATTTGGTCGCTAATGCAAGAGTAATTGATGAATCAAAATTAGATACATCTAAAGTAGGTATTTTATCTAATGTAAAAATCAAAGCACCAACTGGAGCAGAGATGACTTATACATTAGTATCTGCAAAAGAAGCTAATGTTAGAGAAAATAAAATATCAGTAGATTCTCCAATTGCTCAAGGTTTAATGGGTAAAAAAGTAGGGGAGATAGCTGAAGTAAAAACTCCAAGAGGAATTATGAAGTTTGAAATCTTAGATATTTCACTTTAA
- a CDS encoding biotin/lipoyl-containing protein, giving the protein MVQELKIRDLTMRDGQQSLFATRMRQEQVERLLPDYKNANFYAMEVWGGAVPDSVMRYLGENPWHRLKSIHDQIGDISKLTALSRGRNLFGYTPYTEEIIEGFCKTSINNGLGIMRIFDALNDTNNIQSTIKYVKKYGGIADCAVCYTIDPQFSTMDRIKGFFSGKQIPKKVFTDQYFLDKALEMQRLGADMITIKDMSGLIPPMRVAKLIKLFKSKLTIPVDFHTHCTPGYGLAAVLAAVMSGADIVDTCIWNFAGGSAGVAIELMYVFTQKLGIKLDVDMEAVAEINQKLIDIRKELKDFDAYDSFPNPFNPLTDTLPAHIDQIFDQAIAAVKKGNEDALLDACHQIEDYFNFPKPNTKVKEAEVPGGMYSNMVAQLKALQSEEILDEAMKLIPQVRMDAGLPPLVTPTSQIVGAQAVNAALSLKAGKEMYANTSNQFISLVKGDYGKTPIPVKPEFREKICGFKEERPFDTSSYKSQDNPTLPEYGNVKLAETYEEELLLELFPLVAKGYLKNLKKEQWEANKPVEVVEEKVEKVEAKAELKLGRKINVPMPGKVLDVLVKTGDKVEKNQTVLVLESMKMENNILSDFSGYVNHVFVEAGETLASDQVMFDLVNSEEEITAVQNA; this is encoded by the coding sequence ATGGTACAAGAACTTAAAATAAGAGACCTCACTATGAGAGATGGTCAACAATCTCTCTTTGCTACTAGAATGAGACAGGAACAAGTTGAAAGACTTTTACCTGACTATAAAAACGCAAATTTCTATGCAATGGAAGTTTGGGGTGGTGCAGTTCCTGATTCTGTAATGAGATATTTAGGTGAAAATCCATGGCACCGTTTGAAGAGTATTCATGATCAAATTGGAGATATTAGTAAATTAACAGCTTTATCAAGAGGTAGAAATTTATTTGGTTATACTCCATATACTGAAGAAATCATTGAAGGATTCTGTAAAACGTCAATCAACAATGGTTTAGGCATTATGAGAATCTTTGATGCTCTTAATGATACAAATAATATTCAATCAACAATAAAGTATGTAAAAAAATATGGTGGAATAGCTGATTGTGCAGTTTGCTACACAATCGATCCACAGTTCTCTACTATGGACCGTATCAAAGGGTTCTTTAGTGGAAAACAAATCCCTAAGAAAGTATTTACAGATCAATACTTCTTAGATAAAGCATTAGAAATGCAAAGATTAGGAGCAGATATGATCACTATTAAAGATATGAGTGGTCTTATTCCTCCAATGAGAGTAGCTAAATTAATCAAGTTATTCAAATCTAAATTAACTATCCCTGTTGATTTCCATACACACTGTACTCCAGGTTATGGTTTAGCTGCTGTATTAGCTGCTGTAATGAGTGGTGCTGATATCGTAGATACTTGTATTTGGAACTTTGCAGGTGGTTCTGCTGGTGTTGCCATTGAGTTGATGTATGTATTTACTCAAAAGTTAGGTATCAAATTAGACGTTGATATGGAAGCAGTTGCTGAAATCAACCAAAAACTAATTGATATCAGAAAAGAGTTGAAAGATTTTGATGCTTATGATAGCTTCCCTAATCCATTCAACCCGCTTACAGATACTCTTCCAGCTCATATCGATCAAATCTTTGATCAAGCTATCGCGGCTGTGAAAAAAGGTAATGAAGATGCTTTATTGGATGCTTGTCATCAAATCGAAGATTACTTCAACTTCCCTAAACCTAATACTAAAGTAAAAGAAGCGGAAGTACCAGGTGGTATGTATTCTAACATGGTTGCTCAATTGAAAGCACTTCAATCAGAAGAAATTCTTGATGAAGCAATGAAATTGATACCTCAAGTGCGTATGGATGCTGGTCTACCTCCACTAGTAACACCAACTTCTCAAATCGTAGGTGCTCAAGCTGTAAACGCTGCACTTAGCTTAAAAGCTGGTAAAGAAATGTATGCAAATACATCTAACCAATTCATCAGCTTAGTGAAAGGTGATTACGGTAAAACACCAATTCCAGTAAAACCTGAATTCAGAGAAAAAATCTGTGGTTTTAAAGAGGAGAGACCATTTGATACTAGCTCATATAAATCACAAGACAACCCTACATTACCAGAATACGGTAACGTAAAACTTGCTGAAACTTATGAAGAGGAATTATTATTAGAATTGTTCCCACTAGTAGCTAAAGGTTACTTGAAAAACCTTAAGAAAGAACAATGGGAAGCAAATAAACCTGTTGAAGTTGTTGAGGAGAAAGTAGAAAAAGTAGAAGCTAAAGCTGAATTAAAACTAGGTAGAAAGATCAACGTTCCTATGCCAGGTAAAGTTTTAGATGTTTTAGTAAAAACTGGTGATAAAGTAGAGAAAAATCAAACAGTATTGGTATTGGAATCTATGAAAATGGAAAACAATATCTTATCTGACTTCTCTGGTTATGTAAACCACGTTTTTGTTGAAGCAGGTGAAACATTGGCTTCAGATCAAGTGATGTTCGACCTTGTGAATTCTGAAGAAGAGATTACAGCAGTGCAAAATGCTTAA
- the purU gene encoding formyltetrahydrofolate deformylase, which translates to MNNTSNTAILLMHCPDQKGIISYTTQFIHENQGNIVYLDQYVDRDEDRFYMRVEFELDSFLIPKEKIKDYFNTLLAQKYNMTFHLHFSDKVPNMALFVTKMSHCLYDILSRADSGELKVNIPMIVSNHETLKKVADKFDIPFYHFKVNKENKAEIEAEQIKLMKEKNIDFIVLARYMQILSENFIETFPDKIINIHHSFLPAFVGAKPYHAAHERGVKIIGATSHYVTTDLDAGPIIEQDVSKVSHKDTVKELIRKGKDLEKIVLSRAIYKHVNRKLLTYKNKTIIFD; encoded by the coding sequence ATGAATAATACTTCAAATACAGCTATATTATTAATGCACTGTCCCGACCAAAAAGGGATTATATCATATACCACACAATTCATTCATGAAAATCAGGGAAATATTGTCTATTTAGATCAATATGTAGATCGTGATGAAGATCGTTTTTACATGAGAGTAGAATTTGAACTAGACTCTTTTCTTATCCCAAAAGAGAAAATCAAGGACTACTTTAACACCTTATTGGCACAGAAGTATAATATGACTTTTCATTTACATTTTAGTGATAAAGTTCCAAACATGGCATTATTTGTTACTAAGATGTCTCACTGCTTGTATGATATTTTATCAAGAGCTGATTCTGGAGAGTTAAAGGTGAATATTCCGATGATTGTAAGTAATCATGAAACACTTAAAAAAGTGGCTGATAAATTTGATATTCCTTTTTATCACTTTAAAGTGAATAAAGAAAATAAGGCTGAAATTGAGGCTGAACAAATAAAATTAATGAAAGAAAAGAATATTGATTTTATTGTTCTTGCTAGATATATGCAGATATTATCTGAGAACTTCATTGAAACATTTCCAGATAAAATCATCAATATACATCACTCTTTCCTTCCTGCATTTGTTGGTGCTAAACCTTATCATGCTGCACACGAAAGAGGCGTTAAGATTATTGGTGCGACTTCACATTATGTTACAACAGATCTAGATGCCGGCCCAATTATCGAACAAGATGTGAGTAAAGTAAGTCACAAAGACACCGTGAAAGAATTGATTCGAAAAGGTAAGGATTTAGAAAAGATTGTCTTATCAAGAGCTATTTATAAACACGTAAATAGAAAGTTACTTACTTATAAAAACAAGACAATCATTTTTGATTAG
- a CDS encoding GH3 auxin-responsive promoter family protein, producing MELLSSAIQWFTKRRMHQIDHFKQYPIDVQQQLFNDLLSTSKDTEFGKKYGFSDISTLEQYHQNVPISTYEDLFPYIDRMMKGEQNILWPTKITEFSKSSGTTNARSKFIPVSKEALEDCHYKAGKDLLSIYMNNHPSTMVMFGKSLGIGGTYQKNNFNSGTISGDVSAIIMKNLPFWAEFMRAPELEVALMDEWESKIEKIAETTIDKNITNIAGVPTWTLVLFERILEKTGKNSLIEVWPNLEVFFHGAVAFGPYRETFKKLIGKDDMNFMDVYNASEGFFGIQDTTNNDELLLLLDYGVFYEFIPVEELGKDHPKVVQLVDVEIGKNYALLITTNAGLWRYMIGDTVRFTSKFPYRIKISGRTKHFINAFGEEVVIENAEEAIKAASHITKAEVRNFTAAPVYLSCGQKGGHEWAIEFKYPPNNQELFVKTLDEKLREVNSDYDAKRHKDIALVAPKVHFLENKSFYNWMKSRGKLGGQNKVPRLANHRKYLDSLLASVETT from the coding sequence ATGGAACTTTTATCTTCAGCTATACAATGGTTTACTAAGCGGAGAATGCATCAGATTGATCATTTCAAGCAATACCCCATAGATGTACAACAGCAACTTTTTAATGATTTATTATCAACTTCAAAGGACACTGAATTTGGAAAAAAATATGGTTTTTCTGACATAAGTACTTTGGAGCAATACCATCAGAATGTTCCCATTTCTACCTATGAAGATTTATTTCCTTATATAGATCGAATGATGAAAGGTGAACAGAATATTCTATGGCCAACTAAAATCACAGAATTTTCAAAATCATCTGGTACCACTAACGCTAGAAGTAAGTTTATTCCTGTTTCTAAAGAAGCCCTTGAAGATTGTCATTATAAAGCGGGAAAGGACCTATTGTCTATATATATGAATAATCACCCATCAACTATGGTGATGTTCGGTAAAAGCTTAGGAATTGGTGGCACTTATCAAAAAAATAATTTCAATTCAGGGACTATAAGTGGTGATGTTTCTGCCATTATCATGAAAAACCTTCCTTTTTGGGCAGAATTTATGAGGGCTCCGGAACTAGAGGTAGCTCTAATGGACGAATGGGAAAGTAAAATTGAAAAAATTGCGGAAACAACGATAGATAAAAATATCACAAATATAGCCGGAGTTCCGACTTGGACATTGGTTCTATTCGAGAGAATATTAGAGAAAACGGGCAAGAACTCACTTATTGAGGTATGGCCAAATCTTGAAGTTTTCTTCCATGGTGCCGTTGCTTTTGGCCCTTACCGAGAAACATTCAAGAAATTGATTGGTAAGGATGACATGAACTTTATGGATGTCTATAACGCTTCTGAAGGGTTCTTTGGTATACAAGACACTACTAATAATGATGAGTTACTTTTATTATTAGATTATGGAGTGTTCTATGAATTTATACCTGTAGAAGAGCTAGGTAAAGATCATCCTAAAGTCGTACAACTAGTTGATGTTGAAATTGGTAAAAATTATGCTTTACTGATTACCACCAATGCGGGGTTATGGAGATATATGATTGGTGACACTGTTCGTTTCACATCAAAATTTCCGTATAGAATAAAAATATCAGGCAGAACAAAACATTTTATTAATGCTTTTGGTGAAGAAGTGGTGATTGAAAACGCAGAAGAAGCAATTAAAGCTGCCTCTCATATCACGAAAGCTGAAGTAAGAAACTTCACTGCCGCTCCTGTATATTTATCTTGTGGTCAAAAAGGCGGTCATGAATGGGCAATAGAGTTTAAATATCCGCCAAATAATCAAGAATTATTCGTCAAAACTTTAGACGAAAAGTTGAGAGAAGTTAATTCTGATTACGATGCAAAAAGACACAAAGATATTGCATTAGTCGCTCCGAAAGTTCACTTTTTAGAGAACAAATCTTTTTATAATTGGATGAAAAGTCGAGGTAAACTAGGTGGACAAAATAAAGTACCTAGGCTAGCAAACCACAGAAAATACCTCGATTCGTTATTAGCATCCGTAGAAACTACTTAA
- the lptB gene encoding LPS export ABC transporter ATP-binding protein, with protein sequence MILKADNLIKHYGKRTVVNDVSIKVEQGEIVGLLGPNGAGKTTCFYMIVGLIKPNNGQIHLEAENITKLPMYRRAQKGVGYLAQEPSVFRGLTVEENIMLPLEMEKISKAEKKQRVDNLLEEFSLTHVRDNLGMSLSGGERRRTEIARTLATNPSFVLLDEPFAGVDPIAVEEIQRIVYNLKKKNIGILITDHNVTETLSITDRVYILQSGVVFRDGTPDQLINDPEVRKAYFGEYAEYKKKDFSE encoded by the coding sequence ATGATACTAAAAGCGGATAACCTTATTAAACATTACGGTAAGCGTACGGTAGTGAATGATGTTTCTATTAAAGTAGAACAAGGTGAAATTGTTGGTTTACTTGGACCAAATGGTGCTGGTAAAACAACGTGTTTCTATATGATTGTTGGGCTTATTAAACCAAACAATGGTCAGATACACCTTGAAGCAGAAAATATTACTAAGCTTCCTATGTATAGACGTGCTCAAAAAGGTGTTGGATATTTAGCACAAGAGCCATCTGTATTTAGAGGATTAACCGTTGAGGAAAATATTATGCTTCCTTTGGAAATGGAAAAAATTTCTAAAGCTGAGAAAAAACAAAGAGTAGATAACCTACTTGAAGAATTTTCTCTTACACATGTTAGAGACAACCTAGGTATGTCTTTATCTGGTGGTGAAAGAAGAAGAACGGAGATTGCTAGAACATTGGCTACTAATCCTTCTTTTGTATTACTAGATGAGCCATTTGCAGGTGTTGACCCTATCGCTGTAGAAGAGATTCAGCGTATTGTTTACAACTTGAAGAAGAAAAATATTGGTATCCTAATTACTGATCACAATGTTACTGAAACTTTATCAATTACTGATAGAGTATATATTTTACAGAGTGGTGTTGTATTTAGAGATGGAACTCCAGATCAATTAATTAATGATCCTGAAGTTAGAAAAGCTTATTTTGGTGAGTATGCTGAATATAAGAAAAAAGATTTTTCTGAATAA
- a CDS encoding TraR/DksA family transcriptional regulator: MAVEKLRYSAEELVEFETLLNQKLEETNKELDHLKASISKVSSGQDSNHTGGKTLEDGADAFEKEQLNHYAARAMKYKQQLEKALIRIKNGTYGVCVDTGNLISKERLRAVPHTQQSIEAKLKRN, translated from the coding sequence ATGGCAGTTGAAAAATTACGATATTCGGCTGAGGAGTTAGTAGAGTTTGAGACCCTATTAAACCAAAAGCTAGAAGAAACAAACAAAGAATTGGACCACTTAAAAGCTTCAATTTCAAAAGTATCAAGTGGACAAGATTCTAACCACACTGGAGGGAAGACATTGGAAGATGGTGCAGATGCCTTCGAAAAAGAACAGTTAAACCATTATGCTGCTCGAGCCATGAAATACAAACAACAGCTAGAAAAAGCGTTGATTCGTATTAAAAATGGAACTTACGGGGTTTGTGTTGACACTGGGAATTTAATTTCAAAAGAACGATTGAGAGCCGTACCTCACACTCAACAATCCATTGAAGCTAAATTAAAAAGAAATTAA
- the scpB gene encoding SMC-Scp complex subunit ScpB: MKQTDLLNTIEAMVFISEEPLQVDEIIALVEEITEEETSITEEEALDLIKLLQNKYMDDAFAFELVQSGEGYCFMTKQKFSNVVNALLKNRSKKRLSRSALETLSIIAYRQPITKGEIEKIRGVGCDYAMKKLLGKELIKMKGKSDAIGRPMLYGTTDKFLEYFGISNLKDLPSPKEFKEEDLEDSSGTTNEEATSTL; the protein is encoded by the coding sequence ATGAAACAAACAGATTTATTAAATACTATTGAGGCGATGGTTTTTATTTCCGAAGAACCACTTCAGGTTGATGAGATAATTGCTTTAGTAGAAGAAATAACAGAAGAAGAAACTTCAATTACAGAAGAGGAAGCATTAGATCTAATAAAATTATTGCAAAATAAATATATGGATGATGCTTTTGCTTTTGAATTGGTTCAAAGTGGTGAAGGGTACTGTTTCATGACTAAACAAAAATTTAGTAATGTAGTGAATGCTTTACTTAAAAATAGGTCTAAAAAAAGATTGTCACGTTCAGCACTAGAAACCTTATCTATTATTGCTTATAGACAACCTATTACCAAAGGGGAAATTGAAAAAATAAGGGGAGTCGGCTGTGATTATGCCATGAAAAAGCTATTAGGGAAAGAACTAATAAAAATGAAAGGTAAATCCGATGCTATAGGTAGGCCTATGCTATATGGAACTACAGATAAATTCCTAGAGTATTTTGGCATTTCAAACTTAAAAGATTTACCATCTCCTAAAGAATTTAAAGAAGAAGATTTAGAAGATTCTTCTGGAACAACCAATGAAGAAGCAACTAGTACATTATAA